The Streptomyces kanamyceticus DNA segment ACCGCGCCGTCCTGGATCCGGGTGGCGGCCTCGGTCAGCTCCAGCGCGGCCCGTTCCTCAGCGGAGTAGAAGGGCGTCTCGCGCCACGCGACCACGTTGTGCAGCCGCTCGTCCGTCTCACCGGCCTTCTTCGCCGCGTCGATCGAGGCGAAGACGCACGGGCTGCAGCCGTTGATCTGGCTGGCCCGCAGGTGGACCAGCGACAGCAGGCGGTGGTCGACGCCCCCGGCGGCTATCGCCTTGTAGATGTGCTGGATCGCGGTACCCAGATCCGGGTTCATCGCGGCCTTCATACGTGCTTCCATCGGCTTCGCTCCTACGTCGGTTACCTGTGCCCGTTCGGGCTCGTCATCCACATGACGGAGCGATGCCGAGGAAGGTAACACCATGTACGAGACCAGCCGGACGAACCCGATGGCCGAGGAGTTCGAAGCCCAGCGCGGCCGACTGCACGCGGTCGCCCACCGCGTGCTCGGATCCCACGCCGATGCCGAGGACGCGGTCCAGGAGGCCTGGCTGCGCCTCTCCCGCCAGGACGCGGCGACCATCGACAACCTCGCGGGCTGGCTGACCACGGTGGTCGGCCGGATCAGCCTCGACGTCCTGCGATCGCGCCAGGCCCGCCCCGAGACGCCCTACGACCACCGGCTGCCCGAGCTCGTCGTGACGCTCGACGACGGTGCGGCTCCCGAGGACGACGCGGTGCTCGCCGACGCCGTGGGGCTGGCGCTCCTGGTCGTCCTCGACTCGCTCGGACCGAACGAGCGGCTGGCGTTCGTCCTGCACGACCTGTTCGCGGTCCCGTTCGACGAGATCGGCAGGATCCTCGACAAGTCCACCGCTGCCGCCAAGATGCTGGCCAGCCGCGCCCGGAGGAAGGTGCGGGCGACCGAGCGGCCGACAGGCGCCGGACGGGAGCAGCGCAAGGTGGTGCAGGCATTCCTCGCGGCGGCTCGCAGCGGTGACTTCCAGGAATTGCTGCGAGTGCTCGACCCCGACGTACGCATGACCATCGACACCCCCGCGGGAGTGGTCGTCACCCTCGGAGCCACCAAGATCGCCGCCGGTGCGCAGTTGGCCGCCGGTGCGGCCACACTGGGGCACGCGGCGTTCGTCAACGGCCTGCCAGGAGTCATTTCCTGGCACGAGGACGGCACCCCGGTCTCCGTCCTCGCGTTCACCGTCACCGACGGCCGGATCACCGGCATCACGGCCGTGGTCGATCCGGCCAAGCTCGCGCTGATGGACCTTCCGGCTCCGGCGTGAGACGCGGGGAACGCGGTCATGGCGGCTGCCGTCAGCGGCGATGGCGTCTGCGCAGGGGCTTTGACTACGCGGGCGCCTTGACCGGAGCAGTCGTGCCCGCCTCCTTGACGAGGCGGTCACCCGTCGTCAGCGATTCCCACAGGTCCTTGTCGATACGGGCCTTCTTGGACGTACCGTCCTCAAGGCGGACCTCGACGTAGTGGTAGAGGTTGGATCCGTCAGGCATCGAGCGGGTCTTGTCGACGACGACGCCGTTCCAGACATCTTCTGCTCGTACTTTGCGAGAGGTGAACATTTCGCCAGGGTATCGGCCCACGCCGAGGGGCGCTGGAAACGGCATCGTCCTAGCGTGGAGCCCATGGCACTGGACTGGAACGCACTCCTCGTCGACCAGCTCGACTGGCACTGGCAGCACCAGCTGCGCGCGCGCCTGGACGGCCTCACCGACGACGAATACTTCTGGGAGCCCGTACCGGAATGCTGGACCGTGCGCCCGAGCGGCACCGGCACGGCCCCGGTACAGGCCGGGTCCGGAGACTTCACGATCGACTGGGCCTATCCGGAACCGGTGCCCGCGCCGGTCACGACGATCGCCTGGCGCCTCGGGCACATCCTCGTCGGCGTCCTGGGCGCGCGCAGCGCCGCACACTTCGGCGGGCCGCCTGCGGATTACCTGACGTACGCGTACCCAGGAACCGGCGCGGCGGCGCTGGACCGGCTCGACGAGGCGTACGCACGATGGATCGCCGGGGTGCGGGGACTCGGCGAGGACGGCTTGGCGCGGCCGTGCGGCGAGGCCGAGGGGGCGTTCGCGAAGGAGCCGATGGCGACGCTCGTGCTGCACATCCACCGCGAGATGATCCACCACGGAGCGGAGATCTCCCTGCTCAGGGACCTGTACGCACACCGGACAAGCCGGGGCTCGGCCACTGCCTGACGCGCCGGTTCGTCGCGGTCGTCAGTACGTCGCCGGTCGTGCCGCCCGTGGGCGGCGGAAGTGACCGGAACTGAGCGGAAGTGAACAAGGCGCGTCGGAGGTCGACTGTGTGGCCGTTCTGGCGCTCGGCGGCGCGGAATCGGGGATTATGGCGCCAGACCCGCATTCCCTCAGGCGGACCGTTCCGTGGCCGGTTCGGGGCGAGGGACGGAGGAGGGGTGCGCGATGGCGCAGTGGGGGAGAGGGACGAGCAACTCGCGCGAGCGTTCGTGGAGTTGGCCGACACCCTGGTGGAAGGCTTCTACCTGGTCGACTTCCTGCACGTGTTGACCGACCACATGATCGCTCTGTTGGACGTGACGGCGATCGGGGTGGTCATGGTCGATGCGCAGGGGCGGCTGGTGGACGTCACCGCATCGACTCATACCGCCCACCAACTGGAGGAAGCGCAAGTCGAGTTCGACGAGGGCCCCTGCAGGGACTGCTGCCTTCAGGGGGAACAGGTCGGCCCGGTGGGCCTGACCCTGCCCGCGGCCGCCGAGCGCTGGCCACGCTTCACTCAAACTGCCCGCGCGGCCGGATTCGCCACCGTGGCCGCCGTCCCGCTGCGCCTGCGCGACGAGGTCATCGGCGCGGTGAACATCTTCCACTCGGACCCGGTCGGCATTCACCCGGCGAGCCTGCGTCTGGCCCAGGCCCTGGCGGATGCCGCGACCATCGGCATCCTGCACCAACGCATCTCCCAGAACCAGGCCGAGCGGGTCAGCCAACTGCAGACCGCGCTCAACAGCCGGATCACCATCGAGCAGGCCAAGGGCGTCGTCGGGGCCCTCCTGCACGTCACCCCCGATGCCGCCTTCGGGTATCTGCGCGCCCACGCCCGCAGCAACCAGACGTCACTGACCAAGGTGTGCCAACTCGTCGTCGAAGGGCAGCTGTCCGTCGAGACGTTCGCCGTGCCTCAGGACCGGAAGCGGCACCTGTGATGCTCTTGCCGTATCGCCCTGCGGCCGGTGCCAGCAGCGCCTCACCGGGCCAGTCAGTCAAGGAGTTGCGCGGTGCCCGCAGACACCCCCGGCATTCCCGGTCTCCTGTCCGCCGCTGCCCAGGCAGGGCACGGCCTGCCCGCGCTCTCACCCAGTGCCTGCGCGGCCGCGCTCGGCCTTGACGGGCTCACCCTCTGCGTCCTTGATCGCTCAGGCCTCGAACTCGTGTGGTACGACCCGGCCGACATCGTGGGGATCGCCTTCGAAGACCTCCAGTTCACCCTCGGCGAAGGCCCCACCCTGGACGTCGCCCGCACCGGCGAACCCGTACTCGTGCCCGACCTGCAGGCCCTGCCCGGACACCGGTGGCCCGCCCTGCTGGCCGCCCTCCACCGGAAGCTCCCGCGCGTCGCGTACTCCGTCCCCCTCAGCCTGGGCGCCATCCGCCTCGGCGTCCTCAACGGCCACCGCAGCACACCCGGCCTGCCCACCCGCTCTCAACTCGGCCAACTCTTCGCCCTCGCCGAAGGCGTCACCGCCATCCTTACGACGCCCGACGGCATCCACGACATGGGCACCAACAACCCGATCCCGCTGCACCGAGCCGTTATCCACCAGGCGACCGGCGCCCTGACGGTCCTCCTGGACATCCCCATCGACCAAGCCCTCGCCCGCCTGCGCGCCTACGCCTTCACCCACAACCTCGCACTCCTGGACGTCGCCCACGCCGTTGTCCATCACCAGGACACCCTGGACAAACCGCCCGGCTAGCTTTTGCGGGCACCTCGGGTAGTACCAGTGAGTTACCCCCCCCGTACCACGCTGGGTGGAACCACCGTCTCGCTACATCCAGGGGGCTAGCGGCAGATCAACCACTGGTCGGATGCGCGCAGTTGACCAGGTCGCCTATCGTTTCCACTCCGCTGGAGCGCAACGCGAAGACAGCGCGACGCGGAGACGGGGGATAGGCATGCGGCACGGCATTGCGCGGCACACGCTCGAGGGTGTGGGCGACGCGCGGGTTTCGACACACCCGTTCACCACCGCGGACGGGCTCGCCCTGAACCTGACCCGCTTTCAGCGGGGCGAGGGCGAGAGCGACGACGTCGTACTCCTGATGCACGGCCTGACCGCATCGAGCGACCTGTTCATCATGCCCGAGCACTACAACATGGCGACCTACCTCCTGGACCACGGCTTCCCCGACGTGTGGACGGTCGACCTGCGCATCAGCAGCAGGTATCCGTACAACACCGAACCCGGGGACTCCTCGATCGACGACGTCGTCCACTACGACCACCCCGCCATGCTGGCCGAACTGCGTCGGCACGTCGGGCAGCGGCGGCGCATCCACGTCGTCGCCCACTGCCTGGGCTCCACATCGTTCTCGATGAGTCTGGCCGCGGGGACGGTCACGGGCATCACCAGCATGGTCGCGCAGAGCGTGGGCCTGGTGGTCAAGGTGCCCGGCTGGTCCCGGTGGAAGATCGAACTCGCTCCGACGCTGCTCGAACACGTGCTGGGGCTCTCGGCGATCGATCCCAGGATGGGGAACTCGCCGCGTTTGACGCGGTCCTGGGCGCTGTCGAAGCTGGTGTCGCTCGCGCACCCGGAGTGCGACAACTCCGCGTGTCACCTCGTGAGCCTGATGTGGGGGGCCGGTTGGCCCGCCCTCTACAGCCACGCCAACCTGGAGCCGGAGACCCACGACCGGATCGGCGATCTGCTGGGCCCCACCGGCCTGCACTACTACCGGCACATCCGCAAGATGGTGCGGGCGGGACACGCGGTCAAGTACGACCCCGACGACCGCCGCCACGCGGCGCTGCCCGATGACTACCTCGCGAACGCCGCCGACATCAACACCTCGATCCTCTTCATGACGGGCCAGGACAACCACGTCTTCGGCGACTCCAACGTGACCGGTCATCAGACGCTCACTCAACTCGCGCCGGGGCGGCACGAGTTGGCGGTGCTGCCCGGCTACGGATACCTCGACCCGATCATCGGCAAGAGGGCACACCTGGACGTCTTCCCGGTGATCCTGGACTTCCTCCAGCGGCAGGCGGTCTGACATGGCCAGGGACAGGACCGCGACCGAGCACGTGGACGTCCTGGTCGTCGGCTCGGGGTTCGGCGGCTCGGTCGCCGCCGACCGGCTGGCGCGGGCAGGGCTCGGCGTGGTGGTGATGGAACGCGGCCGGGACTACCCTCCGGGCAGCTTCGCCCGCACACCCGCCCAGGCGGCACGCGCGTTCTGGGCGCCCGAGACCGGATCGTACGGCCTGTTCGACGTGCGGAGCTTCCGCCACTTCGACTCGGTCGTCGCCAGCGGCCTCGGCGG contains these protein-coding regions:
- a CDS encoding carboxymuconolactone decarboxylase family protein; this translates as MEARMKAAMNPDLGTAIQHIYKAIAAGGVDHRLLSLVHLRASQINGCSPCVFASIDAAKKAGETDERLHNVVAWRETPFYSAEERAALELTEAATRIQDGAVGVTDEIWDAAADHFDEAQLSAIILEIATTNFFNRINRTIREQAGKTW
- a CDS encoding sigma-70 family RNA polymerase sigma factor — translated: MYETSRTNPMAEEFEAQRGRLHAVAHRVLGSHADAEDAVQEAWLRLSRQDAATIDNLAGWLTTVVGRISLDVLRSRQARPETPYDHRLPELVVTLDDGAAPEDDAVLADAVGLALLVVLDSLGPNERLAFVLHDLFAVPFDEIGRILDKSTAAAKMLASRARRKVRATERPTGAGREQRKVVQAFLAAARSGDFQELLRVLDPDVRMTIDTPAGVVVTLGATKIAAGAQLAAGAATLGHAAFVNGLPGVISWHEDGTPVSVLAFTVTDGRITGITAVVDPAKLALMDLPAPA
- a CDS encoding DUF7489 domain-containing protein; the protein is MFTSRKVRAEDVWNGVVVDKTRSMPDGSNLYHYVEVRLEDGTSKKARIDKDLWESLTTGDRLVKEAGTTAPVKAPA
- a CDS encoding DinB family protein, encoding MALDWNALLVDQLDWHWQHQLRARLDGLTDDEYFWEPVPECWTVRPSGTGTAPVQAGSGDFTIDWAYPEPVPAPVTTIAWRLGHILVGVLGARSAAHFGGPPADYLTYAYPGTGAAALDRLDEAYARWIAGVRGLGEDGLARPCGEAEGAFAKEPMATLVLHIHREMIHHGAEISLLRDLYAHRTSRGSATA
- a CDS encoding GAF and ANTAR domain-containing protein; translation: MRDGAVGERDEQLARAFVELADTLVEGFYLVDFLHVLTDHMIALLDVTAIGVVMVDAQGRLVDVTASTHTAHQLEEAQVEFDEGPCRDCCLQGEQVGPVGLTLPAAAERWPRFTQTARAAGFATVAAVPLRLRDEVIGAVNIFHSDPVGIHPASLRLAQALADAATIGILHQRISQNQAERVSQLQTALNSRITIEQAKGVVGALLHVTPDAAFGYLRAHARSNQTSLTKVCQLVVEGQLSVETFAVPQDRKRHL
- a CDS encoding GAF and ANTAR domain-containing protein, with translation MPADTPGIPGLLSAAAQAGHGLPALSPSACAAALGLDGLTLCVLDRSGLELVWYDPADIVGIAFEDLQFTLGEGPTLDVARTGEPVLVPDLQALPGHRWPALLAALHRKLPRVAYSVPLSLGAIRLGVLNGHRSTPGLPTRSQLGQLFALAEGVTAILTTPDGIHDMGTNNPIPLHRAVIHQATGALTVLLDIPIDQALARLRAYAFTHNLALLDVAHAVVHHQDTLDKPPG
- a CDS encoding alpha/beta hydrolase, which encodes MRHGIARHTLEGVGDARVSTHPFTTADGLALNLTRFQRGEGESDDVVLLMHGLTASSDLFIMPEHYNMATYLLDHGFPDVWTVDLRISSRYPYNTEPGDSSIDDVVHYDHPAMLAELRRHVGQRRRIHVVAHCLGSTSFSMSLAAGTVTGITSMVAQSVGLVVKVPGWSRWKIELAPTLLEHVLGLSAIDPRMGNSPRLTRSWALSKLVSLAHPECDNSACHLVSLMWGAGWPALYSHANLEPETHDRIGDLLGPTGLHYYRHIRKMVRAGHAVKYDPDDRRHAALPDDYLANAADINTSILFMTGQDNHVFGDSNVTGHQTLTQLAPGRHELAVLPGYGYLDPIIGKRAHLDVFPVILDFLQRQAV